One segment of Chloroflexota bacterium DNA contains the following:
- a CDS encoding ABC transporter permease, translating into MSVLLRALVREPISLLAAVFLIVLLAMCASADLLVSVCVLPAPNAQSLLLRNSAPGFARDGSFHLLGTDQLGRDVLSRVLVGARVSLSVGLATVICSGLIGVTVGLVAGFYRGKVDDLLMRLVDIQMGFPSLLLALIVLYTAGPGFQNLIIVLALTRWMVMARVTRAMALSVRESPYIEAARVVGASDGRLMLRHMLPNLLSPILVLGTLEFARAMLSEAALSFLGVGIQPPESSWGLMLSQGREYITTAWWLVGFPGFAIFLTTLSVNLLSTWLRAVSDPVQRWRWLNV; encoded by the coding sequence CTGTCCGTGTTGCTCCGCGCGCTCGTCCGTGAGCCGATCAGCCTCCTGGCAGCCGTCTTTCTCATCGTCCTCCTGGCCATGTGCGCCAGCGCCGACCTGCTGGTGTCCGTCTGCGTCCTCCCTGCACCCAACGCCCAGAGTCTGCTTCTGCGTAACTCGGCGCCCGGCTTTGCGCGGGATGGATCGTTCCACCTGCTCGGCACCGATCAACTGGGACGTGACGTGCTGTCTCGCGTGCTGGTTGGCGCGCGGGTGTCGCTGAGCGTCGGGCTGGCCACGGTGATCTGCTCAGGTCTGATTGGCGTCACAGTCGGGCTGGTTGCCGGCTTCTATCGCGGGAAGGTCGACGATCTGCTGATGCGCCTCGTCGACATTCAGATGGGGTTCCCGTCGCTGCTGCTCGCGCTGATCGTGCTCTACACGGCCGGGCCGGGCTTCCAGAACCTGATCATCGTCCTGGCCCTGACGCGGTGGATGGTCATGGCCCGGGTGACGCGGGCGATGGCGCTGTCGGTCCGAGAGTCGCCGTACATCGAAGCGGCACGGGTCGTCGGCGCGAGCGACGGGCGGCTGATGCTGCGACATATGCTGCCCAACCTTCTCTCGCCGATCCTGGTGCTGGGCACGCTGGAGTTTGCTCGCGCGATGCTCTCGGAAGCGGCCCTCAGCTTCCTGGGCGTCGGCATCCAGCCGCCAGAATCGTCCTGGGGCTTGATGCTCTCTCAGGGCCGTGAGTACATCACGACGGCCTGGTGGCTCGTCGGCTTTCCGGGCTTCGCCATCTTCCTCACGACGCTCTCGGTGAACCTGCTCTCGACGTGGCTGCGTGCCGTCAGCGATCCCGTCCAGCGATGGCGCTGGCTGAACGTCTGA
- a CDS encoding ABC transporter permease, whose protein sequence is MTAYIARRLVHSVFVLLGLAIVIFVVTRTVGDPARLMLPIEATEEQYQSLRAELGLDNPLYVQFLGFAGDLVRGDFGLSIWQRVPARQLVLERIPATLLLAVSVIGFSLVVAVPMGAMSAFSPRSFVDRLTTTLAIVGVSMPTFWLALMLIILFAVQLGWFKTSGYGGVEYLVLPVLALAVNHIGRIAQVVRSCMLDELSKAYVVTARSKGLPERITVYRHVLRNAAIPVITLAGDEIAGLVNGSVVIEVIFGWPGIGLLAISAIERRDFPLIQADVLIVATLVVAINLAVDLTYAYLDPRIRYK, encoded by the coding sequence ATGACTGCCTACATTGCTCGGCGCCTCGTGCACTCGGTGTTTGTGCTGCTGGGGCTGGCAATCGTCATCTTCGTGGTGACGCGCACCGTCGGCGATCCCGCGCGACTGATGCTCCCCATTGAGGCCACCGAGGAGCAGTACCAGAGCCTGCGGGCTGAGCTTGGCCTGGACAACCCGCTGTACGTGCAGTTCCTGGGCTTCGCCGGAGACCTCGTGCGCGGCGACTTTGGTCTCTCGATCTGGCAGCGGGTGCCAGCCCGACAACTGGTGCTGGAGCGGATTCCGGCCACGCTGCTCCTGGCCGTCTCAGTGATTGGCTTCTCGCTGGTTGTGGCGGTGCCGATGGGCGCGATGTCGGCGTTTAGCCCGCGCTCGTTCGTCGACCGGCTGACCACGACGCTGGCCATCGTCGGCGTCTCGATGCCGACTTTCTGGCTCGCGCTGATGTTGATCATTCTGTTTGCCGTCCAGCTTGGATGGTTCAAGACGTCTGGCTACGGCGGCGTGGAGTATCTCGTCCTGCCAGTCCTGGCCCTGGCCGTCAACCACATCGGCCGGATCGCCCAGGTGGTGCGGTCCTGCATGCTGGACGAATTGAGCAAGGCGTACGTGGTGACGGCGCGCTCAAAGGGCCTGCCGGAGCGGATCACCGTCTATCGTCACGTGTTGCGCAACGCGGCCATCCCGGTCATCACGCTCGCCGGCGACGAGATCGCGGGCCTCGTCAACGGGTCCGTCGTGATCGAGGTGATCTTCGGCTGGCCAGGGATCGGATTGCTGGCGATCAGCGCCATCGAGCGTCGGGACTTCCCGCTGATTCAGGCCGACGTCTTGATCGTGGCCACGCTGGTCGTGGCGATCAATCTGGCAGTCGACCTGACGTACGCCTACCTCGACCCGCGCATTCGGTACAAGTGA
- a CDS encoding Crp/Fnr family transcriptional regulator, with the protein MRDSLVRPVEVWRQVAYESFAEFGQLRPYRRNAFIFLQGEQPTAAYAVKSGRVELLSISESGREIGHSIRHPHEVFGIAEILLGHERARSMRALDDIELWVVPRDVLFTLIVDRPEITLALLNSALHRGIEQQTMKTSLIGTSARRRVAASLVYLARRSGAALDHATSIDIRVTHEQLSRLCGMTRQTVTSELDRLESEGFLALRSRAIVIQEWVGLQECAELRP; encoded by the coding sequence GTGAGGGACAGCCTTGTCCGGCCCGTCGAGGTGTGGCGACAGGTCGCCTACGAGAGCTTCGCCGAATTTGGGCAGCTACGCCCGTATCGACGCAACGCGTTTATCTTCCTTCAGGGCGAGCAGCCCACGGCCGCCTACGCCGTCAAGTCCGGCCGTGTCGAGCTGCTGAGCATCTCGGAGTCTGGGCGCGAGATCGGACACTCGATCCGTCATCCACACGAGGTGTTCGGCATCGCGGAGATCCTGCTCGGGCACGAGCGGGCGCGAAGCATGCGCGCCCTCGACGATATCGAGCTGTGGGTGGTCCCAAGAGATGTGCTGTTCACGCTCATCGTCGACCGGCCCGAGATCACGCTGGCCCTGCTCAACAGCGCGCTCCATCGGGGCATTGAGCAGCAGACGATGAAGACGAGCCTCATCGGGACCTCGGCTCGGCGACGGGTGGCGGCGTCGCTGGTCTATCTGGCGCGGCGCAGCGGAGCGGCGCTGGACCATGCAACGTCCATCGACATTCGGGTGACGCACGAGCAGTTGAGCCGCCTCTGCGGCATGACGAGGCAGACGGTTACCAGTGAGCTTGACCGTCTGGAATCTGAGGGATTCCTGGCCCTCAGGTCACGGGCCATCGTCATTCAGGAGTGGGTCGGCTTGCAGGAGTGCGCCGAGCTCCGCCCGTGA
- a CDS encoding mandelate racemase/muconate lactonizing enzyme family protein — MKVDRIETLTFWGEWKNWVFVKVSTDDGLYGWGEASLAGAVKAVESAVHELGAVLIGEDPGGVERHWLRMYHAWRWRGGAIQTTAQAALDIALWDLEGKRLGVPSYRLLGGPYRDRIRAYASHWLIGADTPEKVREQVREVKRRGFDAFKWSPFDQRSLRENENAAIEKARQLMEVARDEAGPEMDIFVECGEKLSLRTAPIAAQAFLPYRPGWFEEPIPCENAKAMVELQHTLPVPIATGERLVTRWEYRELLEGQGCRIIQPDLTHCSGITEVKRICSMADTYYISVAPHNSAGPIGTLAALNLAAAIPNFFILEQMEEERSMRDAICTVPLKFENGSFELPTAPGLGTDLKLDVLLESEARAARATPLRGGTERIWR; from the coding sequence ATGAAAGTTGACCGCATCGAGACACTCACCTTCTGGGGTGAGTGGAAGAACTGGGTCTTCGTCAAAGTTTCGACTGACGATGGCCTGTACGGCTGGGGCGAGGCCTCGCTCGCGGGCGCCGTCAAGGCGGTCGAGAGCGCCGTCCACGAACTGGGAGCGGTCCTGATCGGGGAGGATCCCGGCGGCGTCGAGCGTCACTGGCTCCGGATGTACCACGCCTGGCGCTGGCGGGGCGGTGCGATCCAGACGACGGCCCAGGCCGCGCTCGACATCGCCCTCTGGGATCTTGAAGGCAAGCGCCTCGGCGTGCCGTCATACCGGCTGCTGGGTGGGCCATACCGGGATCGCATCCGTGCATACGCCAGCCACTGGCTCATCGGCGCGGATACCCCTGAGAAGGTGCGCGAGCAGGTCCGCGAGGTCAAGCGGCGCGGCTTCGATGCCTTCAAGTGGAGTCCGTTCGATCAGCGGAGCCTCCGCGAGAATGAGAACGCCGCCATCGAGAAGGCGCGGCAGTTGATGGAGGTCGCGCGCGATGAAGCTGGTCCGGAGATGGATATCTTTGTCGAGTGCGGCGAGAAACTCTCACTGCGAACGGCCCCAATCGCGGCCCAGGCGTTTCTGCCATACCGTCCTGGCTGGTTTGAGGAGCCAATCCCCTGCGAGAACGCGAAGGCGATGGTCGAACTCCAGCACACGCTTCCCGTCCCCATCGCCACCGGCGAGCGTCTCGTCACGCGGTGGGAATACCGCGAGTTACTCGAAGGGCAGGGTTGCCGGATCATTCAGCCGGACCTGACCCACTGCTCGGGCATCACCGAGGTCAAGCGCATTTGCTCCATGGCGGACACCTACTACATCAGCGTGGCGCCCCATAACTCGGCGGGTCCCATCGGCACGCTCGCGGCTCTCAACCTGGCTGCCGCGATTCCGAACTTCTTCATCCTCGAACAGATGGAGGAGGAGCGGAGCATGCGGGATGCCATCTGTACTGTGCCGCTGAAGTTCGAGAACGGGTCGTTCGAGCTGCCGACGGCACCGGGCCTAGGCACCGACCTCAAGCTCGACGTGCTGCTCGAATCCGAGGCTCGGGCGGCGCGAGCCACGCCGTTGCGTGGCGGCACCGAGCGAATCTGGCGCTAA
- a CDS encoding Ldh family oxidoreductase: MPTFTAERLGAFIETVLTRAGLQADEARHCAEAAVFANLRGTETHGIVYIVPRMLKSLQEGKTTPGARHVVVRESGGSALLKANGQAGPMLGYEAMQVAVKKAREQGVGAVVTINGGPLGMLGYFADLAARQGLIGMVAANTSPNVAPYGSSTPVFGTNPFAYAAPAASAPTLLLDIATSVAASGKLASARRRQEQLPEGWIVDADGAWITDPMRSGDGAMLAFGGHKGSGIALLVHVLTGMLGGTTVGGEVTHENSDPDVRGQSVFYLAIDPEHFASREVFERLADRQIEYIQAARPLPGFEEVLSPGMRGARTAAGRSSQGIPVPEPDWAAVLKAVQAAGLPVDEIVDEVTVAPAS; encoded by the coding sequence GTGCCCACGTTCACTGCCGAGCGACTCGGCGCATTTATCGAGACGGTCCTGACCCGTGCTGGGCTGCAGGCCGACGAGGCTCGGCACTGCGCCGAGGCGGCAGTGTTCGCAAACCTGCGTGGCACCGAGACGCATGGAATCGTCTACATCGTCCCCCGCATGCTCAAGAGCCTTCAGGAGGGGAAGACAACGCCAGGTGCTCGCCACGTGGTGGTCCGCGAGAGCGGCGGGTCAGCCTTGCTCAAGGCAAACGGACAGGCCGGGCCGATGCTCGGCTACGAGGCGATGCAGGTCGCGGTGAAGAAGGCACGCGAGCAGGGCGTCGGAGCGGTTGTCACGATCAACGGTGGCCCGCTCGGCATGCTCGGCTACTTCGCGGATCTGGCTGCTCGGCAGGGACTGATCGGCATGGTGGCGGCCAACACGTCGCCGAATGTGGCCCCCTACGGGAGCAGCACGCCGGTATTCGGCACGAACCCGTTTGCCTACGCTGCGCCTGCGGCATCCGCACCGACGCTCCTCCTAGACATCGCCACGAGCGTGGCGGCGTCCGGCAAACTGGCCAGCGCTCGTCGTCGACAGGAGCAGTTGCCCGAGGGCTGGATCGTCGACGCCGATGGCGCCTGGATCACAGACCCGATGCGGTCGGGCGATGGGGCGATGCTGGCATTTGGTGGGCACAAAGGGTCAGGCATTGCGCTGTTGGTACATGTGCTGACTGGCATGCTGGGGGGCACAACGGTCGGCGGCGAGGTTACCCACGAGAACTCTGATCCCGATGTTCGGGGGCAGTCGGTCTTCTACCTCGCCATCGACCCGGAGCATTTCGCGTCGCGTGAGGTGTTCGAGCGCCTGGCCGACCGCCAGATCGAATACATCCAGGCAGCACGGCCACTGCCAGGCTTCGAAGAGGTGCTGTCCCCCGGGATGCGCGGCGCCCGCACGGCGGCAGGCCGGTCAAGCCAGGGCATCCCGGTACCAGAGCCGGATTGGGCGGCCGTTCTGAAGGCGGTGCAGGCGGCAGGACTGCCCGTAGACGAGATAGTTGATGAGGTCACTGTGGCTCCTGCATCGTAG
- a CDS encoding alpha/beta fold hydrolase, which translates to MSITERVVRFGPGGALVGVVTHPPGAVQPGFSHGVLLLSAGLVHRVGPNRLYVSLARDLAAMGLPVLRFDFAGLGDSARRDEQMALESSVLADVDDALAFMRMSLGVDSCTLVGHCSGAFLACYVAQQAAQVRQVIALNYTSPLAPDWTSVDREEKAARLYFRYYLDGAMKSREKWRRFLSGQVSYRRISSNLIRGILRGAAQAATFRLRAGIAARLGRSAPLTSSQAAEASPHESLDLERLLARGVGVSFVFSEQNPGRAYVSAKTAGRFDALVRAGRVGLRTIPESDHGFSSLAAQRIVRDAVRQLVTEARTPASPQSMASAHYAIG; encoded by the coding sequence GTGTCCATAACAGAGCGCGTGGTCCGTTTTGGCCCTGGCGGGGCGCTCGTCGGCGTTGTGACGCACCCACCGGGCGCTGTGCAGCCGGGCTTTTCGCACGGCGTTCTCCTGCTGAGCGCCGGGCTCGTGCATCGGGTAGGCCCCAACCGACTGTATGTCAGTCTGGCGCGTGATCTCGCGGCGATGGGGTTGCCAGTGCTGCGCTTCGACTTTGCAGGTCTGGGGGACAGCGCGCGGCGCGACGAGCAGATGGCGCTTGAGAGCAGTGTGCTCGCCGACGTGGATGATGCGCTCGCCTTCATGCGGATGTCTCTCGGCGTGGATTCCTGCACGCTCGTCGGGCACTGTTCGGGAGCGTTCCTCGCCTGTTACGTTGCGCAGCAGGCTGCACAGGTTCGACAGGTGATCGCGCTGAACTATACGTCGCCGCTCGCGCCTGACTGGACGTCTGTGGACCGCGAGGAGAAAGCAGCACGGCTGTACTTTCGATACTACCTGGACGGAGCAATGAAAAGCCGTGAGAAGTGGCGCCGCTTTCTTTCCGGACAGGTTTCGTATCGCCGTATCTCCAGCAACCTGATACGCGGCATCCTACGTGGGGCTGCGCAAGCTGCGACGTTCAGGCTGAGGGCGGGCATCGCGGCTCGTCTTGGGCGGTCCGCACCGCTCACATCGTCGCAGGCCGCGGAGGCCAGCCCCCACGAGTCGCTCGATCTCGAGCGGCTGCTGGCGCGTGGTGTCGGCGTCTCCTTCGTCTTCTCCGAGCAGAATCCAGGGCGGGCGTACGTCAGTGCGAAGACGGCAGGACGCTTTGACGCGCTCGTTCGCGCGGGGCGTGTCGGCCTCCGCACGATTCCCGAGTCCGATCATGGTTTCAGCTCGCTGGCGGCGCAGCGCATTGTGCGTGATGCGGTGCGGCAGCTCGTGACCGAAGCGCGGACGCCTGCCTCTCCACAGTCGATGGCCTCAGCGCACTATGCGATTGGGTAG
- a CDS encoding alpha/beta fold hydrolase: MTDLDLTRIGSTSHPGDTEYFFFGAPGQELFGSYHPPRSDRTRDSAVLLCYPWGKEYLPSHRAFRQLAELLSGLGYPVLRFDYRGTGDSAGDGASDGLSTWIDDIATALDELRERAMPEQICLIGLRLGASLAMRASTEHDDVSGLVLWQPVLDGAEYLAELREHHRAMLWQHFPSVPDAATGDAVHELLGFPVSSELLQDLQSFRLSLAPAWASPLLIVDNLPESRLDAWQRQRGDDGHAVEYAVLPTFTIWGEDIDKGLVPRPTLERIAMWLEAQCP; the protein is encoded by the coding sequence ATGACTGATCTCGATCTGACACGCATCGGCTCGACATCGCATCCGGGCGATACCGAGTACTTCTTCTTCGGTGCGCCGGGCCAGGAGCTTTTCGGCAGCTATCATCCGCCGCGCTCGGACCGAACTCGAGATTCCGCCGTGTTGCTCTGCTATCCGTGGGGTAAGGAGTATCTGCCGTCGCACCGAGCCTTTCGGCAGCTTGCTGAGCTGCTGTCGGGACTCGGGTACCCCGTGCTGAGGTTCGACTACCGTGGCACTGGTGACTCGGCGGGGGACGGCGCGAGCGACGGCCTGTCAACCTGGATCGACGATATCGCCACGGCGCTGGATGAGCTTCGCGAACGAGCCATGCCTGAGCAGATCTGCCTGATCGGGCTGCGGCTCGGCGCCTCCCTGGCCATGCGAGCCAGCACCGAACATGATGATGTCAGCGGCCTGGTGCTCTGGCAACCGGTGCTTGACGGCGCCGAGTATCTCGCCGAGCTGCGAGAGCATCATCGCGCCATGCTCTGGCAGCATTTCCCATCCGTGCCAGACGCCGCGACCGGGGACGCCGTTCACGAGTTGTTGGGATTTCCGGTGTCTTCCGAACTGTTGCAGGATCTTCAGTCGTTCCGGCTCAGTTTGGCGCCAGCCTGGGCCAGTCCGCTGCTGATCGTCGACAATCTGCCTGAGTCTCGCCTGGACGCCTGGCAGCGGCAACGTGGCGACGATGGCCACGCTGTTGAGTATGCCGTGCTGCCCACGTTCACGATCTGGGGCGAGGACATCGATAAGGGGCTGGTGCCACGGCCCACGCTGGAGCGCATCGCGATGTGGCTGGAGGCCCAGTGTCCATAA
- a CDS encoding amino acid adenylation domain-containing protein, whose amino-acid sequence MIERRALLAKLLRERVDTPAYPLSYGQRALWFIHQSDPMSAAYNVAYAVRIEGTVAGPALEQAVRQLVDRHAVLRSTVQIRDGQPLQQVHTEMSIPLCVEDGAWSDEELLARIRELHAVPFGLAEGPLLRVYLLRRAASDAVLLFVAHHIAIDAWSLGILMDEFSSLYRCALDGDQASLPVPRKYADFVHWQATTLSGPRGAELSAYWLARLAGDLPRLDLPLDHARPAVRKSVGATEFLSLDGAVTGRLREVARGAHVTVYSLMLAAFHALLYRYSGQTDLLVLAPMAGRGRSEFERTVGYFVSPSVLRTPCSGDQSFRQLLQDTHDTVLGALEHQDFPFPLLVERLNPPRDARRSLIADVMFNMLSLSRVSARNSTGASASAQDLPANGFRLTPFPVPQDEGLLDLALDVIDVGETFVCALRYATDLFDRETAVQMLAHYQVLLQGIVLDLECPVAALPLLTDSEQQKILRTWNATDAPYPKDQTIHGLVDAQVRRTPDAVAVLCGDIQLTYRELQARAEVLARALRRRGVGPSVLVGLSVQRTEALVVGLLGILKAGGAYLPLDPAYPAERLGLMLEDAGVAVIVTDAETAPSLPVSSDRTLLLHGPGDGEAEESTESGRPDGARSTDPGADDLAYVIYTSGSTGRPKGVMIPHRAAVNFLTSLDSALPHATTDVVCAVTSVSFDIALLELFWPLIRGARTVVVSDPMVRRAGRQNAGDSRRQDRSLTRALRDGANILQCTPSLLRFILEDEERAQSLQRLQLLLLGGEPVTELLVRDVTTFTSARIFNMYGPTETTVWSAVREVEDAATASLIGAPLANEQLYIVDPAGQPVPVGVAGELLVGGDGLARGYLDRPNLTAERFVPDRLSGREGASLYRTGDLARYRADGTVELLGRLDRQVKLRGYRIELPEIEAALLRHDGLKQAAVIVREDTPGDARLVAYVVASGAPDPSPPALRRFLKGQLPEYMTPSVFVRLDALPLTPNGKLDTRSLPVPNLGSLGVDRPVVRLRTPLEERLAPILERALGVPRVDPDDSFVDLGGHSLLAAQVAAAIKQQLGVELNPTLVLMQSLAQLADSCGGLLPDHEGESTPLPARTSTRDEESAGTTEVMAPRAALRSRLFGAARRLLPGGSG is encoded by the coding sequence ATGATTGAGCGCCGAGCTCTGCTCGCGAAGCTGCTGCGGGAGCGGGTAGACACGCCAGCCTACCCGCTGTCCTACGGCCAGCGGGCGCTCTGGTTCATCCACCAGTCCGATCCGATGAGCGCCGCGTACAACGTGGCCTACGCGGTACGGATTGAAGGCACCGTCGCGGGGCCGGCGCTGGAGCAAGCCGTTCGGCAGCTTGTTGACCGGCACGCCGTGCTCCGATCCACCGTCCAGATTCGCGATGGTCAGCCGCTCCAGCAGGTCCACACTGAGATGTCTATCCCGCTCTGTGTGGAGGATGGCGCCTGGAGTGATGAGGAGCTGCTCGCACGCATACGCGAGCTGCACGCTGTGCCGTTCGGTCTGGCGGAAGGCCCGCTGCTGCGCGTCTATCTGCTGCGCCGTGCTGCGAGCGACGCGGTGCTCCTGTTCGTCGCGCATCACATTGCGATCGACGCCTGGTCGCTCGGCATCCTTATGGACGAGTTCAGCAGCCTGTACCGGTGTGCTCTGGACGGCGACCAGGCGTCCCTGCCTGTGCCTCGCAAGTACGCGGACTTTGTGCATTGGCAGGCCACAACGTTGAGCGGGCCGCGCGGCGCCGAGCTGTCGGCGTACTGGCTTGCGCGGCTGGCGGGAGATCTTCCACGCCTGGACCTGCCGCTTGACCATGCGCGGCCGGCCGTGCGCAAGTCCGTTGGAGCAACCGAGTTTCTCTCACTCGACGGGGCCGTGACCGGGCGGCTGCGAGAGGTGGCCCGAGGCGCGCACGTCACGGTCTATTCGCTGATGCTTGCCGCGTTCCACGCATTGCTCTACCGCTACAGTGGTCAGACTGATCTGCTGGTGCTTGCGCCGATGGCTGGCCGTGGCCGTTCGGAGTTTGAGCGCACCGTCGGCTACTTCGTGAGTCCGAGTGTGCTCAGAACGCCTTGTTCAGGCGATCAATCGTTTCGTCAGTTGCTTCAGGATACGCATGACACCGTCCTCGGGGCGCTCGAGCATCAGGACTTTCCGTTCCCGCTCCTCGTCGAGCGGCTGAATCCACCACGGGATGCGCGTCGCTCGCTCATCGCCGACGTGATGTTCAACATGCTCTCGCTCAGCCGGGTGTCCGCGCGGAACTCGACAGGCGCATCTGCGTCGGCCCAGGATCTGCCAGCGAACGGCTTCCGCCTGACGCCGTTTCCTGTGCCGCAGGACGAGGGCCTGCTCGACCTCGCGCTGGATGTCATCGATGTCGGTGAGACGTTTGTCTGTGCGCTCCGGTACGCGACGGACCTGTTCGACCGTGAGACGGCCGTCCAGATGCTGGCACACTACCAGGTGCTGCTTCAGGGCATCGTTCTGGACCTGGAGTGTCCGGTCGCGGCATTGCCGCTGCTCACGGACTCGGAGCAACAGAAGATCCTCCGCACCTGGAACGCCACCGACGCCCCGTACCCGAAGGATCAGACCATCCACGGACTGGTCGACGCGCAGGTGCGGCGCACACCGGACGCGGTCGCGGTGCTCTGCGGTGACATCCAGCTCACGTATCGGGAGCTACAAGCTCGGGCCGAGGTACTTGCTCGGGCGCTCAGGCGGCGCGGCGTTGGTCCAAGCGTCCTGGTCGGCCTGAGCGTGCAGCGCACGGAAGCGCTGGTGGTCGGACTCCTGGGCATCTTGAAGGCCGGCGGCGCATACCTCCCGCTCGATCCGGCGTATCCGGCCGAGCGCCTTGGGCTGATGCTTGAAGATGCTGGCGTCGCCGTCATCGTGACCGATGCTGAGACCGCCCCCAGCCTGCCAGTCTCATCGGACCGGACGCTGCTGCTCCACGGGCCTGGCGATGGGGAGGCCGAGGAATCGACGGAGTCGGGCCGGCCCGACGGAGCGCGTTCGACGGACCCCGGTGCCGATGACCTTGCCTATGTGATCTACACGTCCGGCTCGACCGGGCGGCCGAAGGGTGTGATGATCCCGCACCGAGCGGCTGTCAACTTCCTGACGTCGCTCGACTCGGCACTGCCTCACGCTACCACGGATGTGGTCTGCGCGGTGACCAGCGTCTCGTTCGATATCGCTCTGCTCGAACTCTTCTGGCCACTCATCCGTGGCGCCCGCACCGTCGTGGTGTCAGATCCGATGGTGCGCCGAGCCGGGCGACAGAACGCCGGCGACAGCCGACGTCAGGACCGTTCGTTGACCCGGGCCCTCCGCGACGGCGCCAACATTCTTCAGTGTACGCCGTCCCTGCTCCGCTTCATCTTGGAGGACGAAGAGCGTGCGCAGAGCCTGCAGCGCCTCCAGTTGCTCTTGCTGGGGGGTGAGCCGGTCACCGAGCTGCTCGTTCGCGACGTCACGACGTTCACGTCTGCGCGCATCTTCAACATGTACGGACCGACAGAGACGACCGTCTGGTCCGCGGTTCGTGAGGTTGAGGACGCGGCGACCGCCAGCTTGATCGGGGCGCCGCTTGCGAACGAGCAGTTGTACATCGTCGATCCTGCCGGGCAGCCGGTCCCCGTGGGCGTGGCCGGCGAGCTCCTGGTCGGAGGCGATGGCCTCGCACGCGGCTACCTCGATCGCCCGAACCTGACGGCTGAGCGCTTTGTTCCCGACCGCCTCAGCGGCCGTGAGGGTGCGTCCCTCTATCGGACGGGAGACCTGGCGCGATATCGTGCCGATGGAACCGTCGAGCTTTTGGGGCGCCTTGACCGTCAGGTGAAGCTCCGTGGGTACCGCATTGAGCTGCCTGAGATCGAGGCGGCGCTGTTGCGCCACGATGGGCTGAAGCAGGCGGCGGTCATCGTTCGTGAGGACACCCCCGGTGACGCCCGGCTGGTCGCGTATGTCGTCGCGTCTGGCGCGCCTGACCCGTCGCCGCCGGCGTTGCGCCGGTTCCTCAAAGGGCAGCTGCCCGAGTATATGACGCCCAGCGTTTTCGTCAGGCTGGATGCCCTCCCGCTCACGCCGAATGGAAAGCTCGACACCCGGAGTCTGCCCGTCCCCAATCTCGGCAGCCTGGGCGTGGATCGGCCGGTGGTTCGCCTACGGACGCCGCTTGAGGAGCGCCTTGCGCCGATCCTGGAGCGGGCGCTCGGTGTCCCCCGTGTTGATCCCGACGATTCGTTCGTCGATCTGGGCGGACACTCGCTGCTGGCGGCACAGGTGGCAGCCGCCATCAAGCAACAGCTCGGTGTCGAGCTGAACCCGACGCTCGTACTCATGCAATCGCTGGCACAACTCGCCGACTCGTGTGGCGGCCTGCTGCCGGACCATGAGGGCGAGTCCACGCCGCTGCCTGCGCGGACATCAACTCGTGACGAGGAGTCGGCGGGGACCACGGAGGTGATGGCGCCTCGGGCCGCGCTGCGTTCACGTCTGTTCGGCGCGGCACGACGGCTTCTTCCCGGCGGATCTGGCTAA